The genomic region TTTCCAGCCACCCTTTGTATCTCAGTTAATGAGGTTGTGGTGCACGGATTCCCCAGTAGCAAAGAGTTAGCCGATGGAGATATTGTTTCTGTCGACTGCGGGGTAATCAAGAATGGTTTCTATGGAGACTCTGCTTTTACCTTCGAAGTTGGAAACGTTGCGGATAATATAAAAAAACTTTTAAAAGTTACCAGAGAATGTTTATCTTTGGGCCTCGAAAAAGTTGTATTAGGGAATAGAATTGGTGATATATCCCAAGCGGTACAAGAGAATGCGGAGAAAAACGGATACTCTGTAGTACGCGAAATGGTTGGTCACGGGCTTGGGCGCAATCTGCATGAAGCGCCAGAAGTACCAAACTACGGAAAGAAAGGGCAAGGGCCCGTTCTTCGAAATGGAATGGTAATTTGTATTGAGCCAATGATTAATCTGGGTAAGCGTCAGATCTTTCAAGAACGTGATGGGTGGACAATACGAACCCAAGATCGATTGCCAAGTGCTCATTTCGAGAAGGCAGTTGCAGTAAAGAATGGGGTAGCAGAAGTGCTGTCTACTTTTAAGTTCATTGATGAAGTTTTAGCAAAAAAGGAATAGAATGCATGGCTAAGCAAACTGCTATTGAGAAAGATGGAACAATCATTGAGGCGCTATCTAACGCAATGTTTCGGGTAGAGTTGGACAATGGACACGTTATAACTGCACACATCTCAGGGAAAATGAGGATGCACTACATCAAAATTCTCCCGGGTGATAAGGTTAAAGTGGAAATGTCCCCTTATGATTTAACCAAAGGCAGAATATCTTTTAGATACAAATAAAACGTTGCAAAAATGAAGGTGCGTGTTTCCATAAAGAAGCGTAGTGACGATTGTAAAATCGTTAGACGTAAAGGTCGCTTATATGTGATCAACAAGAAAAATCCGAAGTATAAGCAGCGCCAAGGATAAAATCGTTAATTTTGTAAAAACTTAAGGATCACTATGGCTAGAATTGTTGGTGTTGACTTGCCAAAGAACAAAAGAGGTGAAATTGGACTGACCTACGTTTTCGGGGTTGGACATAACACCGCTCGTAAGATCCTCTCTGATGCCGGCGTTGATTACGACACCAAGGTTAAGGACTGGAACGACGAACAGATTGCTGCGATTCGTAATACGATATCGGGCATGGGAATCAAGTTAGAAGGTGAACTTCGCTCCCAAGTTCAAATGAACATTAAACGTTTAATGGACATTGGATGTTACCGTGGTATTCGCCATCGTATTGGACTACCTCTTAGAGGTCAAAAAACCAAGACGAATGCTCGTACTCGTAAGGGAAAGAAGAAAACTGTTGCTAACAAAAAGAAGGCTACTAAATAAGAGCTAGTAATTATGGCAAAAAAAACAGGGACCGTTAAGAAAAAGGTCGTAAAAGTAGAGCCAGTAGGGCAAGCTCATATTCATTCTTCTTTTAACAACATTATCGTCACTCTTACGAATGCTGAAGGACAGGTTATTTCTTGGTCTTCTGCTGGTAAGATGGGATTTAGAGGTTCGAAGAAGAACACTCCCTATGCCGCTCAAACCGCTGCGCAGGATTGCGCTAAAGTGGCTTACGATAGTGGCTTACGCAAGGTTAAAGCGTATGTAAAGGGTCCTGGTTCAGGTCGTGAATCTGCTATCCGTACCATCCATTCCGCTGGAATAGAAGTTACTGAAATTGTAGACGTAACTCCACTGCCTCACAATGGATGCCGCCCACCAAGCAAACGGAGGGTTTAATGCTGAATATTGTGAGTTTAAGTGTTAATGTTATTTTAAATTTTTAGTTTACATGGCTAGATATACAGGACCTACTTCGAGGATTTCCCGGAAGTTTGGGGAGCCAATTTTTGGAGCTGATAAAGCTTACGAGCGTAAGAGTTATCCGCCCGGACAACATGGCCAAAGCAAAAAAAGAAAAAAGCTTTCCGAATACGGTGTGCAACTGCAGCAAAAGCAAAAGGTAAAATACACTTATGGTCTTTTGGAGCGTCAATTCTCCAATACCTTTAAAAAGGCAGAGCGTATGCGTGGTGTTACTGGTGAATGCTTACTCATGCTGCTTGAGGCTCGTTTGGATAATGTTGTTTATAGATTAGGTATTGCCCCTACACGCCGCGCTGCTCGTCAGCTTGTTGGCCACAGACACATCGTGGTTAATGGTGGTGTAGTTAACATTCCTTCCTATTCAATGCAACCTGGCGATATCATCAGTATTCGTGAAAAATCAAAGTCTCTTGAAGTAATTCAGGATTCAATTTCACGTGGACGTCAAGGGAAGTTCTCTTGGCTCGAGTGGGATCAAACTGACCTTACCGGCAAGTATTTGAACCACCCTGAAAGAACTGAAATCCCTGAGAATATCAAGGAACAGCTCATCGTTGAACTTTACTCCAAGTAATAATACCTGAAGTTGTTATGGCAATACTTGCATTCCAGAAACCTGATAAGGTAATAATGGTGGAATCCAGCGAAACCTATGGAAAATTCGAATTTCGTCCATTGGAACCTGGATACGGCATTACGGTGGGGAATGCCCTCCGGAGAATTCTTCTCTCTTCCTTGGAAGGTTATGCAATAACGTCGGTGAAGATCGCTGGTGTAGATCACGAGTTTTCTACTATTACCGGCGTGCTTGAAGACGTTACTGAGATAATACTCAACCTAAAACAGGTTCGTTTCAAGCGTACAGTTGAAGGTGTAGAGCACGAGAAAATAACCGCGAATATTTCGGGGGAAACCGAGTTCAAAGCCGGATTGCTCAACAACTTCCTTTCTTCATTTGAGATTCTTAATCCTGAGTTGGTTATTGCCCATATGGAACCGAATGTTAAGGTTCAAATGGAATTTACCATTCAAAAGGGTAGGGGATATGTTCCATCAGAGGAAAACAAACCTGTAGATGCAGAGTTTGGTGTTGTTCCGGTGGATGCAATTTTTACCCCTATACGGAATGTGAAGTTTGCAGTGGAAAACTATCGCGTAGAACAGAAAACGGACTACGAGAAGTTATTACTTGAGATCACCACTGACGGCTCTATTCACCCGAAAGAGGCTCTGAAGGAAGCTGCCAAGATTCTCATTTACCACTTCATGCTATTCTCCGACGAGAAGATCACTTTGGAACCAGACGAGAAATTCTCTGGCGAAGAGTTTGACGAAGAAGTTCTGCACATGCGGCAGATGCTTAAGACCAAACTTACCGATATGGATCTTTCTGTAAGAGCTCTTAACTGCTTGAAAGCAGCAGAGGTGGAAACACTTGGCGAATTGGTGAAGTTCAATAAGAATGATTTATTGAAATTCCGGAATTTTGGAAAAAAATCACTTACCGAATTGGATGAGCTCCTAGAAGGTCTTAACCTGAACTTCGGTATGGATGTTACGAAGTATAAACTTGACAAGGAATAAGTTGAGAGATGAGACACAATAAAAAGTTTAACCATTTAGGACGTCAAAGTGCTCACCGCAAAGCCCTTCTGGCAAACTTGGCTATATCGTTGATTTTGCACAAACGCATTACAACAACCGTAGCTAAGGCAAAAGCACTTCGTTCTTACGTTGAGCCTCTGATCAGCCGCTCAAAGGAGGATTCTACACACTCCAGGCGTATGGTCTTCAGCATGCTTAAAGATAAGTACGCTGTAACTGAATTATTTAGGGAGGTTGCTCAAAAAGTCGCTACTCGTCCAGGCGGATATACTAGAATTTTAAAAACTGGTAACCGTTTTGGTGATGCCGCAGAAATGTGCTTCATCGAGTTAGTTGACTATAACGAAAGCTACAACAAAGTTGCTCCAGCCAAAAAAGCTAAGACTACTCGTCGCGGCGCTGCTAAGAGCAAAGTTGAGGCACCTGCAGCTAAGGCTGTTGAGCCTGCTGCTGAAGAGACAAATCAAGAGTAATACGAAGATTGTTTCAACTGCATTGCTAGAGGGGAAGGGTTTGAAACCTTTCCCCTTTTTTTTTGTTTAAGATTTCAAACATATATATACTATGGGACAAATTCTTAATCTTCACGCACGTCAAATACTTGACTCGCGCGGAAATCCTACCGTCGAGGTAGAGGTTATTACCGAAGATGGCGCTTTTGGACGTGCTGCGGTTCCTTCGGGAGCTTCAACGGGCGTTCACGAAGCAGTTGAACTTCGTGACGGTGATAAAGGACGTTACCTTGGTCGAGGCGTTTTGAAAGCAGTTGATAATGTAAATACGACCCTTAATGAAGAGTTGCGCGGTATGGATATTACCGATCAAAAGGGTATCGATATGGCAATGATTGAACTGGATGGTACGGAGAACAAGGCAAACCTTGGTGCTAATGCCATTCTTGGTGTTTCGCTAGCTGTTGCTCATGCTGCCGCCCAAACTACTGGACAAGCACTATACCGTTATATTGGAGGTGTGAATGCCTGTACCCTTCCCATTCCAATGATGAATATCATTAATGGAGGCTCTCATGCCGATAATAGCATAGATTTTCAGGAATTTATGATTATGCCGGTAGGTGCCCAGAACTTTACCGAAGCCATTCGCATGGGAGCGGAAGTTTTCCACCACTTAAAGTCCGTTTTAAAGACTGCAGGTTACTCAACCAATGTTGGTGATGAAGGTGGGTTTGCACCTAACCTTAAATCCAACGAAGAAGCTGTTACTGTCATTCTTCAGGCTATAGAGAAGGCTGGTTACCGTCCTGGTGAGGATATTTGCATCGGGCTCGATCCAGCTTCTTCAGAATACTATCTAGCCGATGAAAATGTTTACCACCTGCACAAATCTACCGGAGATAAGCTTACCCCAGCACAAATGGTTAGCTATTGGGCCGAATGGGTTAAGAAATACCCTATTATTTCTATTGAAGATGGTATGGCCGAAGATGATTGGTCTGGTTGGAAGTTACTTACTGATGCCGTAGGTGCGAAGTGTCAGTTGGTGGGAGACGATCTTTTTGTTACCAATACAAAGCGTCTTCAAATGGGTATTGACAAAGGGGTAGCCAATTCCATCCTTATTAAAGTGAATCAAATTGGAACCCTTACGGAGACAATTGAGGCGGTTCGCATGGCAGACATCAACAATATGACCTCAATTATGAGTCACCGTTCTGGTGAAACTGAGGATGTTACGATTGCTCAACTCGCAGTTGCCCTGAATACGGGACTTATCAAAACCGGTTCTGCTTCTCGTTCCGATAGGATTGCTAAATACAATGAGCTACTTCGTATAGAGGAGATGCTTGGAGTAAATGCAAGATACTTAGGACGCGATTTTAAATATTTTAAGCGTTAATCTTATTGATAGGTTAAACGGCCGTTTCTTAACTGAAACGGCTTTTTTGTTTTTTATCCTGCTGGATTTGCGTCTTATTGTTTTTTGTGTCTCATAAAGCAACATCATTTTTGCCAGTTTTTTATCTACATTTACTTAATTCCGCTAGTCCGAAATGGAAAGAAGGAGGTCACACCTAAATTAATATTGTATTCCGTTTCTTCGGTTATTAATACTGGCGAGTTCGAAACCAGATTCATTTGGAATAATAGTATTCTGTCTTTTTGAATGTCATAGTAATTATGTATCTACAAAACATGTTGTTATAATACGTTGCTTTTTTTTTCAAATAATTCCGTTTCTACGACGCAATTAATCTCCATTTTTATTAAAATGGATTTTAGCATAAAAAAAATCCTACATTAATGAGATATATCAATTTGTATGAACTGTTAATAATGCTAAATTAGCATAATGCAAATTAAGAGATTCGTCATTGTTTTTGTTACTGTAGTATTGAGCTTTGCTCCTTATTGGGGAAATGCTCAATTTGTTGCGCCTATAAATAATGTTCAACGTTTTTCCATTGATAATGGGCTTTCGCAGTCTGCGGTTCAAAGTTTATACCTAGATAGCAAAGGCTTCTTATGGATAGGTACTCAGGATGGACTGAACCGCTATGATGGCTATTCCTTCAAGGTTTATCGGAATAGGCCCATGGACTCGACTTCTGTTTGTAATAATTATATATACTCAATTAGCGAGGATTCTAATGGCAATATGTGGTTCGGAACACAGGAAGGGGTTTGCCGGTATAATCGTAGTTCAGACAACTTTAGTAACTTCTATAGCATCCGAACTGGCAAAAATTCCCTTTCAAGTAAGTCTGTTTACTATGTGTATGTGGACAGGTTAGGTAAGGTGTGGATGAAAACTTTTGAAACTATAAATTGTTTTAACCCAGACAATAAAAGTGTTACGATTTACCACCACTACAATGATCCTTTTAATACTGCCATCAATAGTAATGATTTCTGTATCTATGAAGATAAAGTGGGTCGGCTTTGGGTCGGAACCAAGGATGGACTCAATATTCTGGATAAGAAACGGGGCATATTTAAGCGCTATTCTTCCAACTCCAATCCATCCTCGCTAAGCAATGATCGTGTAAAGCATATATTTGAGGATTCAAAGGGTCGCTTATGGGTGAGTACCCAGGATGGAATTAATCTTTTCGATCCGAAGAGTGATTCTTTTATGCGTTTTTTTCCTGGCGACAAATTGCATCCCGGATGGAATGTAGCCAATCTATTATTTGAATGTAAGCGTGGTGATATGTGGCTTGCATCCGACGAAGGGGTCGCTGCATTTGATCCCAATACTGGTCGAATCATTAGTTACGATAAGATATTTTCGGTTAAGCAGTTGTCTTATACGAATACTGTTACATCCATTGTTGAGGATGCCAATAGTAATTTGTGGATTGGAACATTTCAGGGTTTAATTAAATTGGATTATCGTGAGCCTAAGTTTACTACTATTTCTACAAACGCTTCTGGTGTCGACCTTTTTGGAAATAATTTGATTGCTTCTCTTTATTCCGAGGATGGCATTATTAACGTAGGAACGTGGGGAAGTGGACTTTATCGCTACAACAGGAAGAGCCATGCAATCAAACATTTTTCTACTAAATCGGGACAGATAGTCAATGACTATATCCATAGCATTTGTAAAACCTCATGGGGCGATATGCTCTATGGAACTCGCGATGGTGTAATGGTTTTCGATGAAAATCGCCAGCTTTTGGTAGATTTTTTTCAGTATTACCAGATATCTCCGCAATCAATATTTAAGGGCAATCGGGTAAATGCGATACAGGAAGATTCCATGGGGAATCTCTGGTTTGCAACAACCTATGGTTTATACCGATTTAATGGTCAGCGTCTTGATCGTATTGATCGAGACGCAAATGACTCTTTGTTGTTGACTAATAGCGACATCAGGGCCCTTGCAATGGGGAGGAGTGGAACCATCTGGATAGGAACAGCTAGTGGATTGAATTCATTTAATTCAACTAATGGAACGGTTAAGCAAATAAAGCGGAAAGAGCCCTATGTGGGCGATGGATTACTTAACAATGAGATTCTGTCGTTGCTAGTGGATAGCCGTGGCTCTCTTTGGGTTGGCACAATCGGTGGTCTTAGTCATTTAGATCCGATTTCCGGTAAATTTAGCCAATATACAGAAAAGGAAGGACTGCCGAATGATTTGATTTATGCCATCGAAGAGGATGGTTGGGGAATGATTTGGGTTAGTACCAACAGGGGAATTGCGAAGATTGATCCGGAGGCGCTCCGCATATTGAAATTTGACATTCACGATGGATTACAGTCTTACGAATATAATGTTGGCGCGAGTTTTAAAAGTAAATCGGGCGAGTTATTCTTTGGTGGTATTA from Williamwhitmania taraxaci harbors:
- the map gene encoding type I methionyl aminopeptidase → MINLKNDEEIELLRESNMLVSLTLAEVARHIKPGVPTLLLDKIAEEFIRDNEAVPGFLGYNGFPATLCISVNEVVVHGFPSSKELADGDIVSVDCGVIKNGFYGDSAFTFEVGNVADNIKKLLKVTRECLSLGLEKVVLGNRIGDISQAVQENAEKNGYSVVREMVGHGLGRNLHEAPEVPNYGKKGQGPVLRNGMVICIEPMINLGKRQIFQERDGWTIRTQDRLPSAHFEKAVAVKNGVAEVLSTFKFIDEVLAKKE
- the infA gene encoding translation initiation factor IF-1; the encoded protein is MAKQTAIEKDGTIIEALSNAMFRVELDNGHVITAHISGKMRMHYIKILPGDKVKVEMSPYDLTKGRISFRYK
- the rpmJ gene encoding 50S ribosomal protein L36, producing the protein MKVRVSIKKRSDDCKIVRRKGRLYVINKKNPKYKQRQG
- the rpsM gene encoding 30S ribosomal protein S13, yielding MARIVGVDLPKNKRGEIGLTYVFGVGHNTARKILSDAGVDYDTKVKDWNDEQIAAIRNTISGMGIKLEGELRSQVQMNIKRLMDIGCYRGIRHRIGLPLRGQKTKTNARTRKGKKKTVANKKKATK
- the rpsK gene encoding 30S ribosomal protein S11 — translated: MAKKTGTVKKKVVKVEPVGQAHIHSSFNNIIVTLTNAEGQVISWSSAGKMGFRGSKKNTPYAAQTAAQDCAKVAYDSGLRKVKAYVKGPGSGRESAIRTIHSAGIEVTEIVDVTPLPHNGCRPPSKRRV
- the rpsD gene encoding 30S ribosomal protein S4, with translation MARYTGPTSRISRKFGEPIFGADKAYERKSYPPGQHGQSKKRKKLSEYGVQLQQKQKVKYTYGLLERQFSNTFKKAERMRGVTGECLLMLLEARLDNVVYRLGIAPTRRAARQLVGHRHIVVNGGVVNIPSYSMQPGDIISIREKSKSLEVIQDSISRGRQGKFSWLEWDQTDLTGKYLNHPERTEIPENIKEQLIVELYSK
- a CDS encoding DNA-directed RNA polymerase subunit alpha, with the translated sequence MAILAFQKPDKVIMVESSETYGKFEFRPLEPGYGITVGNALRRILLSSLEGYAITSVKIAGVDHEFSTITGVLEDVTEIILNLKQVRFKRTVEGVEHEKITANISGETEFKAGLLNNFLSSFEILNPELVIAHMEPNVKVQMEFTIQKGRGYVPSEENKPVDAEFGVVPVDAIFTPIRNVKFAVENYRVEQKTDYEKLLLEITTDGSIHPKEALKEAAKILIYHFMLFSDEKITLEPDEKFSGEEFDEEVLHMRQMLKTKLTDMDLSVRALNCLKAAEVETLGELVKFNKNDLLKFRNFGKKSLTELDELLEGLNLNFGMDVTKYKLDKE
- the rplQ gene encoding 50S ribosomal protein L17, coding for MRHNKKFNHLGRQSAHRKALLANLAISLILHKRITTTVAKAKALRSYVEPLISRSKEDSTHSRRMVFSMLKDKYAVTELFREVAQKVATRPGGYTRILKTGNRFGDAAEMCFIELVDYNESYNKVAPAKKAKTTRRGAAKSKVEAPAAKAVEPAAEETNQE
- the eno gene encoding phosphopyruvate hydratase, with translation MGQILNLHARQILDSRGNPTVEVEVITEDGAFGRAAVPSGASTGVHEAVELRDGDKGRYLGRGVLKAVDNVNTTLNEELRGMDITDQKGIDMAMIELDGTENKANLGANAILGVSLAVAHAAAQTTGQALYRYIGGVNACTLPIPMMNIINGGSHADNSIDFQEFMIMPVGAQNFTEAIRMGAEVFHHLKSVLKTAGYSTNVGDEGGFAPNLKSNEEAVTVILQAIEKAGYRPGEDICIGLDPASSEYYLADENVYHLHKSTGDKLTPAQMVSYWAEWVKKYPIISIEDGMAEDDWSGWKLLTDAVGAKCQLVGDDLFVTNTKRLQMGIDKGVANSILIKVNQIGTLTETIEAVRMADINNMTSIMSHRSGETEDVTIAQLAVALNTGLIKTGSASRSDRIAKYNELLRIEEMLGVNARYLGRDFKYFKR
- a CDS encoding ligand-binding sensor domain-containing protein, yielding MQIKRFVIVFVTVVLSFAPYWGNAQFVAPINNVQRFSIDNGLSQSAVQSLYLDSKGFLWIGTQDGLNRYDGYSFKVYRNRPMDSTSVCNNYIYSISEDSNGNMWFGTQEGVCRYNRSSDNFSNFYSIRTGKNSLSSKSVYYVYVDRLGKVWMKTFETINCFNPDNKSVTIYHHYNDPFNTAINSNDFCIYEDKVGRLWVGTKDGLNILDKKRGIFKRYSSNSNPSSLSNDRVKHIFEDSKGRLWVSTQDGINLFDPKSDSFMRFFPGDKLHPGWNVANLLFECKRGDMWLASDEGVAAFDPNTGRIISYDKIFSVKQLSYTNTVTSIVEDANSNLWIGTFQGLIKLDYREPKFTTISTNASGVDLFGNNLIASLYSEDGIINVGTWGSGLYRYNRKSHAIKHFSTKSGQIVNDYIHSICKTSWGDMLYGTRDGVMVFDENRQLLVDFFQYYQISPQSIFKGNRVNAIQEDSMGNLWFATTYGLYRFNGQRLDRIDRDANDSLLLTNSDIRALAMGRSGTIWIGTASGLNSFNSTNGTVKQIKRKEPYVGDGLLNNEILSLLVDSRGSLWVGTIGGLSHLDPISGKFSQYTEKEGLPNDLIYAIEEDGWGMIWVSTNRGIAKIDPEALRILKFDIHDGLQSYEYNVGASFKSKSGELFFGGINGLNAFFPDSIKINDIPPAMEFSSFKLYTHKGVSELPVINGGVNLVPKDCNFFTVEFSSLDFSTPSKNLYRYILEGFDNQWVELGPKNIVSFTNLRPGTYTLRVQGTNADGVWNLMGISIEIVIKTNFWNTQFARGLFIVVFILGVLFFLWFRTRGLRESRRLLHERESAIAEVHKQKEELVVKNKSITDSITYAKRIQEALLPSMNLFKKIIPESFILYMPKDIVSGDFYWINETKDKIFVAVVDCTGHGVPGAFMSIIGFELLRSITTIQKVDDAAEILNRLNKGVNETFRTTDDDVAVKDGMDVAFCVIDKKAKKVQFSGAFNNMYIVREDKIIEVKGDRYAVGLIAEGEHTFSSEMIDLETGDMLYLFTDGFVDQFGGPEGKKYKFRRFRHLLLNIHSEPLDVQRRLLEENMMDWRKGHEQVDDILIIGINPLV